TTGTACATCGACAGTGACAACGTGAGGCGATCATGCCTTCTCTCCAAATGTTGGTGTAAGAGCCGGTCAACTTATGGTGAATCAAAGTAACGAAAGGCGGCGGTAAAGTCAAGGCGGCGACAAAGCCCTTGCGCTTCATGGAAAAAATCACAACAATTTGGAAACCAATTTTGTACAACTTAATCGCGAACTCGTTCTTCCTCGAATGCTACTTGTGCGATGCGCCCTCGCTGTATTCTGTTTTTGCCTGCTTGCCGATACGACCCTCCTCGCGTCATCTGAAATCACTCTGCGCGTGAGCAACTGGTCGACGCGTCAGCGCGACATTGAGTACGAGAATAAAATCAGTCGTGCCTTCGAAGAACTTCATCCCGGCGTGAGTGTAACGCTGGAGCCGGTGCCGCATCACTACGATCAGAAAATCCTCCTGAGCATCGTGGCCGGCTCGCCACCCGACGTCTTTTTGCTCGACTCAGGTTCGATTCCGAGTTATGTCAACAAGGGTGTGGTGCTCGACTTGATGCCGCACATTCGCCGGCTTGGTTTCGATTTGAATGTTTATTTCCCGAATGTGCTCGCGATTGCCCGGCGTGATTCCGCACTGTATGCGCTTCCGAAAGATTTTACGCCGATGGTGATCTATTATAACAAAAAGCTTTTTGATGAGGCCAACGTTTCTTACCCTCCGGCGCAATGGACGTGGGAGGAGTTTCTTGTCACGGCCAAACGATTGACGAAAGATACGGACAGCGACGGCGAGGCGGATCAATTCGGCGTGCTTTGGCCGCAGATGACCTACATGTGGATGCCATTGGTTTGGATGCACGGTGGCGACGTGCTTTCGCCGGATGGCCGGCGCGCCACGGGATATTTTAATTCGCCACAAACCATTGCAGCATTGCAGAAAATTATCGATCTGCAACGCATCCACAAAGTCGCGCCGAATTTGGGCTCGCACGAACAGATTCGTACCTCGGGATTGTTGGAGTCATTGTTTTTCAGCAACCGCGCTGCTATGCGCGTCAGCGGCCATTGGTCCATGCCGACGTTTTTGCCGTACATCGAGAGCGGCAAGTTATCGCTCGGCGTGACCACGCTGCCGGTGCCGGCGCAGGGCAAGAAAGTGAATGTGATGTATGAGTCCGGCTGGTGCGTGCCGGTGAGCACACCGCATCCCGGACTGGCGGTCGAATTGGCGATTTTCATGTCGGACGAATTTGCCGCGCGGCTGCGCAGTGAAATGCTCATCGGCATGCCGGCAATGAAATCGGTGGCAGCCGAGCAGGTGCAAAAAGACACGCTCGGCGTCGAAAAGACTTTTCTTGAGGAAGTGCCCTATTGCCGCCAGCATTGGGGTTCTGTAGTCGAACGATTTCCTGAAATCGAAAGGTTTTTCGAGGATGCCATCGATGACGTGCTCTTCAATA
This window of the Cytophagia bacterium CHB2 genome carries:
- a CDS encoding extracellular solute-binding protein, which gives rise to MLLVRCALAVFCFCLLADTTLLASSEITLRVSNWSTRQRDIEYENKISRAFEELHPGVSVTLEPVPHHYDQKILLSIVAGSPPDVFLLDSGSIPSYVNKGVVLDLMPHIRRLGFDLNVYFPNVLAIARRDSALYALPKDFTPMVIYYNKKLFDEANVSYPPAQWTWEEFLVTAKRLTKDTDSDGEADQFGVLWPQMTYMWMPLVWMHGGDVLSPDGRRATGYFNSPQTIAALQKIIDLQRIHKVAPNLGSHEQIRTSGLLESLFFSNRAAMRVSGHWSMPTFLPYIESGKLSLGVTTLPVPAQGKKVNVMYESGWCVPVSTPHPGLAVELAIFMSDEFAARLRSEMLIGMPAMKSVAAEQVQKDTLGVEKTFLEEVPYCRQHWGSVVERFPEIERFFEDAIDDVLFNNRPIHESFTVHAQRIDEKLQQIRATGASKATALPGNTEILRFLLVMMVLALSLAGFGVWKTRGAAAKRRQTLMGFAFLLPSFVHLLIFWLTPIAFAFYLSMHNWEIIVPHKPFIGADNFVEMFRDHAFWNALKNTLIYSLNVPFGMAFSLGVAVMLNLKLRGVHLLRTLYFLPSVSSFVAIALVWRLLYEPQIGLANFILDLLNLPKSLWLNSPDTAMLALIIMSIWLGLGYQMVIFLAGLQGIPGSLYEAAMIDGASPWQRFRTITLPLLQPTTFFIFITSIIGSFQVFTAIYVMTGGGPARSTDVVVHHIYQAAWNNLRMGYASAMSLVLFVIIMAATWLQFRVLGKYVEYA